ctgctccatattgatcaataataggtattgattgatCAGCTTgttcttccatgttttctgtgctgtttgctaactctactctaatccatgctaatgtgatctttttctcagcagtagaagctagatatttagctgctgttactgctgaccaagaggacaaactgactgatggaaaacagtccaaagaattagtctgatcctgataatatgagctggagggagacattcagtcaagaaagatggaaaatagaagagaagacatagctttgctctagccgttctgtaggaacactgttggatgatggaaacgacaaaaacaagacagaaaatgacagaaacaagacacaaaatgacaaaaacaagacataaaatgacaaaaatgtaatcagcagattctgctaacatgttgtgggacacgtttCATGTatactaattatttttttaaaatattctgttgattaaaaaatgttcccacaattacagagacatgaatgaaaaaataaaaccataaaaagtagatttaaattagattctaactgttttattagaggttcagtttggtcatcaggggaacaagagaaaaatggcattttcgGGGAACTCCAGgcttatttggtatttaaaaaaatttaaacattcttttctcctggtTTTTATAGATCTGGTCTCACGACAAGAATATTTACacactactgcatgttttagggtGCATGGATTattggatgtaaaatgtcctccagttctggaatgatccatgAAATCCAACATTACTTGTGCACGTGTCCGTTAGGGTTTCCTGTCTGGAGCTGCAGGACGCTGTGGTTAAAATAAGCTATTAAAGATCCACTACAGCTGCCACCACCGACACATGACTCACTGCAGAGACATGCACGCCCACGTGCACTCTGATGGATGGCAGCGCAACGGCGGCATCGCGGCGCCAACCGACCACCGGGTCAGTCTGGACCGAACGGCGCCAAACGTCCAGCCGAGCTGTTCGTCATGTCGGCAGAGATACTCAGAGCCGACAATAAGGAGAGGAAGGAACCCTCTGAGGACAACAGGAGTTAAAACCACTGGAATATTAGACCTAAACATGGAGAATCATCACACAGGAGGGCCGAGAACTGGACCAAAAGGTTTAAATCAGGACTGAGTGATGAACAACCACACCACTGGGGTTCAGGTTCTTAGTTTAGACacattaatcctcctgttgtcctcatttacaggcaccaaaaatattgtttccttgtctgaaaaaaatccaaaaattctgcaaaaaaaatccccaaatttctgaaaatttgcaaaaccttcagaaagaaaattccaataattccttaaaagtttcccttaaaagttttatttaaaaaaaaaaaatcccccaaatttggcaagaaaattcttgtaaatattttcacaaaatgagtaaaaatcttccaaaaaaatcctaaaaatatctaaagtgattccatatacatcagtaaaacttctattttctttgagaacattcacaaaaaatctaccaaaattcagcgaattttgtgtgaatgttctcaaagaaacatttttaacatttcttttttccagcaaaaaacgttcaaagatttccccaaaatgttgaaaatgtggacatcagaagtttcattgtgaaaatcttgttttttttccacattttcaaactttaaaacgggtcagtttgacctgcaggacaacacgaagGTTAACGATCCCAGTTCAGGTTCTAACGAGTATTTCTTTAAAGTTAGAGAACTTTCCTGATCATAGAAGTGATCAGGAACCCTGGAGCTCGACTGATATTAACATTAATCACAGAGATCAATAACCAAACTAACAGAACTAAAGTTTCCTTCCACTGTAGAGTCCATGTTTATCAGCCCAGTCTAGTTTCTCATGACTCCTAAACTTAAATCAATGAAACACATGAATCTCTGTCACTAAAACAATCCTGTGTTATGATTGCTTTTGTTcaattgtgatcattttgtgtcttttttccatctgttgtcattttgtctcattgtggtcattGTTTCTGTtcaattttagtaattttttgtctcatattgttaattttgtgtgtctttcatctcattttgcatcattttatggttgtttttgttccagatttggtcattttaagtctGATTTtcgtgattttgcatctttgttggCTTTTGTCCCTTTGTGGGTACTGCTTCTGTTCAATTTTAaggcgttttgtgtctcattttgtagacttttttgttcacttgtgttcattttgtgtctacaTAGACGACGACAGATGATTTCTTTCACTGGAAACAGTCAAGTTACGGCTGTTGGATCAACACAGCGTctcaactttctcttttattatgaaaaaaattccacaaaacatgtttctgaagCCAGAAatcagctgctgaatctgtcctcatttcagTTTAACAACAGTTAGAGGTTTTACGATACGTTGCAACCAGAATGCTAAGTGACTCAGCAGAAAACCAGCCTCAGTAAAACCTCCAGACTGATCTGATCTGAAAGCTCAAGCTGAACCTCAGGCTTTATCAGAAACATGGATGATGACTCAGTGTTTATTGATAGATGTTTTCCTGAATCAGAGGAGTGTTTCTGATCAGCAGGTAAAAGCGTCGACTCACCTGCTCCGGGTTGTATTTGGACAGAACTCCTTCACCGTGGAACTCCTCCAGAACATCCTTCAGCTTCTTGGTGGAGTCTGAAGACAGAAATAATCAGTTATTAGGACATTTGCCTCTTTAAAAACCCAGATCATGAAAGCCTTCAGGGgataaatacagaataaaaacacagtttggtttgtaaaacggtaaaaacatcatttacagcattttaaattaaactccAATGAATCATTATAACACCTGCAGGTTCATCTACACTGGAAATAGACGTTAAGAAACTACTTCTAACTTTTCTACACTTTTACTAACTTAATTTTTAGTTCATTACTGACTTTGTCTCTtcgatgcttttattttctcatctCTCTTTCTCAGTTTTCATTAATTTATAAATCTTTCTGCTCTTTATCCAGCATTTCTGTAGcgtttttgattaatttcagttttgttcattactttttgttttacattttcctgtAAAGTACGTTGAATAACTTCTGCATGATGAGCTACTTTAGAAATAAACTTGTTTGAGTTAAAGTATTAAAGATGAAGAAAGGTTGAGATGATGACTCCTAAAATTAAACTAGTAGAGTTCGTCTGGTTTcatccaaagatcttcagtttactgtcccAGAGGAAAgagaacagaaaatattcacatttaagaagctgaaatgacTGAATTTGGACTctctttccttttaaaaatgattcaaactgaCTAATTGATCATTAAAACAGTTCATTTAAACCTAACTGATTAATCGTTACAGCTCTAATAtgcagacaaaagcagcagaTCCTTGTTGCTGATTAACATCTAATAACGATCATTTAATTAACACATATTGGTCAGAtcaaagctgcagctgatgatCTATTTTCTCCAACAACTGATTCATGGTTAAAATCATCACATCCTGAATGACTGAGAGGCTGAATGAGTCAAACAGGAAGATGCTGCTGGTTGATTCATCTACGGATtcagttctgagtgaatttgtgtttttttacattaaacctTCAGTCAGGTCCAGTTTCTCTGCTCAGAACCAGCCCGAGTCCTTTCAGTCCTCAATAACTGACATTACTTTCCTTTTTATCATCTTCAAGGGCCAATAGCTattagacattgtcaatgtGAACCAGTTCCAAGTcttaattttgatattttaagacattttggacaattttccaAACAAACtagaaccttgtctggtcaaactttaccacatcagattctactgatgttagagcctcagcagttggtgaaatgtggaccaaagactggactttagtagaaatatggatccatccagagatatacacttacaggaactttatggagactcTAAACCAGCCTAGACTGAATATTTTGGACTTTCTTTTCATTCTAATGgccaaaaaatatgaattattgtcattttgaaaaactgtgagtaattctggacaaatttcaagtcctttgggacaattttttgtgtaatttggacagatttttttttttttttatcaaaatagcaaaatgcagaaacattgcatcttttgcacttttttcattttaagggTCAACTGCGTCCTCTGTTGGATCCATTCAATCGGTCTGATCTGAATATTTAACAGAGCTTTTTTTGGGTCCCaaataacagataaataaacTGTGGAGTAAATCTGAGACTGTCTCTTCTCTTCAGactttattattttctgactCTCAGTTTACCACAAAGAAGCTCCAGAAGATTCATGAATGAACCATGAACAGATAATTCGATTCCAGCTTCCATCAGTTTGCTGCTGAGGCTGGATGACGGTAACAGGATGCAGATTAAAGAGCAGATAACACATCGGTAACTGTTTTATGATTCACTCCGTTTAACTGGACCATAAAtctgaacacaaacagcatCTCCAGCTGCTTCAGCACGTCTCTGCTTCTGTACTAACCCTCTGAATGAAGAACAGGGACTTTAGCAAactgacaaatggaaaaacactcattttttgtgtgaatcttatttatagttttggcctgtttttctcttctggatgttattttcagtttaacaCACTTGCTATTAATTCACTTAATATAATGCGTGAACAGtggaaataacagcaaatatttataaataatgtggatgttatttacagttttaacttgttttttatggtcaatgtgtaaattaatatttttttctgtgattttactaaatattactTTAGTTTAAAACACATGCTGCTAATTCACTGAATATAACATAATAGTGGAAGTAACAGTAAATATCTACTTTTTGCTAAtgatactgaaaataaatattgtattttcatagtaaaatgtaaaagaacaaatttctcttcataaaaatgcacatttctttatgtggatgttatttacagctttggcctgttttttgttttttaaaaagtcaacatgtacattttttttctgagattttattagatattgtCTGTTATTTCATAAAATAATTCCCTATTTCAGTCCTTTATATGAATCAATTTCCAACCATTTAACTCTAAGAAAGACTGAAGCAAAGTCACATCACAAtgtcacagaaagaaaaaacagtttgGATTCTAATTTACATCACCTGGAAAGACGTTTTTCaactttttctaattttttttctatgcagATGCACTTAATATAAAATCCTCCCAATCATTCTAGAAAGATTTGTTTGTTCCAAATACAGTTAATCACATCACCTGTCGAAGTTTCCTGATTTCACAGAACATCAACACATCTTAGAGTGCAGCATCATGCAGCATTAATTTTAATATTCcacatgtattttctgtttctagTTTTTTCTGACAACTTCACATTTAGTTAAAATGATAGAAACATGTTGAGCCACTGTAAAACCTATAGATTCTCTCTTTTCAGAGAGCTTCAGCACGAAAACCACAACATTTGGTTTagtaaacaaaacagcagcacgCACATTCTGGTTTCCATGTGAAAGGGGGACTAGCTTTTTGATCATCACCTGTGAGAACCGCCCTCTCTAAAGGTCCtagaaatctgacaaaaatcagGTAACCTAACTAGAGCTTTGTTAACCTGTACACAACTTTAAATATCTGAACTGAAGAAGTAATGTTTTCACCAGGCTATACGGCATCTATATCATGTAAATCATCAGATTATTGTTTTGTTACAATGTTTAGAAGCATTTTCACGCAACATTTAACATCACATTGAATGCAAACACGGGAAAAAACTGTAACATTCATAAAgaaaaccacacacaaaaaacacttttccaCTGAATGTTAAAGTACAGGATtctcatttttactctttttagtttatgtatatattcacatacactcacacacagacaaacagtaaTCAACTGGTTTTACTTACATTCACTGTACTGCTGCAGCTGACTGAACTCTGCTGGGCTCAGACAGACCCAGCTGCTGTCTCCCATCATGGCGAGGAGCCTGGAGCCTGGAGCCTGGGGGCTGGAGCCTGGAGCCTGGGGGCTGGAGCCTGGAGCCTGGGGCCTGGGGGCTGGAACCTGGAGCCTGGGGGCTGGAACCTGGGGCCTGGAGCCTGGAGCCTGGGGCCTGGAGCCTGGAGCCTGGGGCCTGGAGCCTGGAGCCTGGGGCCTGGAGCCTGGGGCCTGGGGGCTGGAGCCTGGAGCCTGGGGGCTGGAGCCTGGAGCCTGGGGGCTGGAGCCTGGGGCCTGGAGCCTGGAGCCTGGGGCCTGGAGCCTGGAGCCTGGGGCCTGGAGCCTGGAGCCTGGAGCCTGGGGGCTGGAGCCTGGAGCCTGGGGCCTGGGGGCTGGAGCCTGGGGGCTGGAGCCTGGAGCCTGGGGGCTGGAGCCTGGAGCCTGGGGCCTGGGGGCTGGAACCTGGAGCCTGGGGGCTGGAACCTGGGGCCTGGAGCCTGGAGCCTGGGGCCTGGAGCCTGGAGCCTGGGGCCTGGAGCCTGGGGCCTGGGGGCTGGAGCCTGGAGCCTGGGGGCTGGAGCCTGGAGCCTGGGGGCTGGAGCCTGGGGCCTGGGGGCTGGAACCTGGAGCCTGGGGCCTGGGGGCTGGAACCTGGAGCCTGGGGGCTGGAACCTGGGGCCTGGAGCCTGGAGCCTGGGGCCTGGAGCCTGGAGCCTGGGGCCTGGAGCCTGGAGCCTGGAGCCTGGGGGCTGGAGCCTGGGGCCTGGGGGCTGGAACCTGGAGCCTGGGGCCTGGGGCCTGGGGCCTGGGGCCTGGAGCCTGGGGCCTGGGGCCTGGGGCCTGGGGCCTGGAGCCTGGAGCCTGGGGCCTGGAGCCTGGAGCCTGGGGGCTGGAGCCTGGAGCCTGGGGCCTGGGGCCTGGAGCCTGGAGCCTGGGGCCTGGAGCCTGGAGCCTGGGGGCTGGAGCCTGGGGCCTGGGGCCTGGGGCCTGGGGCCTGGGGCCTGGGGCCTGGGGCCTGGAGCCTGGGGCCTGGGGCCTGGGGCCTGGGGCCTGGAGCCTGGAGCCTGGGGGCTGGAGCCTGGAGCCTGGAGCCTGGGGGCTGGAGCCTGGAGCCTGGGGCCTGGGGCCTGGGGCCTGGGGCCTGGAGCCTGGAGCCTGGGGCCTGGGGCCTGGGGCCTGGAGCCTGGGGCCTGGGGCCTGGGGCCTGGGGCCTGGAGCCTGGAGCCTGGGGCCTGGAGCCTGGAGCCTGGGGGCTGGAGCCTGGAGCCTGGGGGCTGGAGCCTGGGGCCTGGGGCCTGGGGCCTGGAGCCTGGGGCCTGGAGCCTGGAGCCTGGGGGCTGGAGCCTGGAGCCTGGGGCCTGGGGGCTGGAGCCTGGGGGCTGGAGCCTGGAGCCTGGGGGCTGGAGCCTGGAGCCTGGGGCCTGGGGGCTGGAACCTGGAGCCTGGGGGCTGGAACCTGGGGCCTGGAGCCTGGAGCCTGGGGCCTGGAGCCTGGAGCCTGGGGCCTGGAGCCTGGGGCCTGGAGCCTGGAGCCTGGGGGCTGGAGCCTGGAGCCTGGGGGCTGGAGCCTGGGGCCTGGGGGCTGGAACCTGGAGCCTGGGGCCTGGGGCCTGGAGCCTGGGGCCTGGGGCCTGGGGCCTGGGGCCTGGAGCCTGGAGCCTGGAGCCTGGGGGCTGGAGCCTGGAGCCTGGAGCCTGGGGGCTGGAGCCTGGGGCCTGGGGGCTGGAACCTGGGGGCTAGAGCCTGGAGCCTGGGGGCTGGAGCCTGGGGCCTGGAGCCTGGGGACTGAGGCCTGGGGACTGGGGCCTGGAGCCTGGGGCCTGGGGTCCGAGGAGTCTCTGGTTCTAGGAGGACGTCTGGTGCCGCGGTGATTTCTGCTGTTATCCTTTGGTGGAGCTGTGAAGTGGAACCGAGGCGAGGAGGTTCTGGGATGTCATCTCTGTCTCTTTATGTTGAGATCCTCACGAAAACTGAAGCTTTAATTATTCACTTTTAATCCCAGAAATGAGCCCAGAGGATaacaaaatgagctgattctAACAGAAGTCCTGCAGCCGTGAGGATGAAGTCAGActgaaaccagcagcaggtAAATCAGCAGGTgagaaacagcagaaacctccaaacacctgcagacagaaacagaaacgtGACTCAGCTGAACATCAATTTTATCTGGACtggatattaaatattaaatatttatatagcTTCATATTAGTGGTTATAACAGGACAATCTGTAAAGTAAAGATACAGGAGGAAGCAGAgctggaaaataaaatacagtcaaaaactgaaaatctggaGGCAAGAATGCAAGAAAACAGACTTTGAAAAAGGTGGAAAACTAACATTAAGGACAGTAAAATAACTGTTTTATTAATGTGTAAGTTCAGGACTTTGATGGTCTTTTGGCAAAAAGTCTGTTTCCAGTCAAACTCTTTAAATTTCCTTCTCAGACTCACTTTTATTGTGTAACTACTAGTTTGgattttatttacttgttttaaATAGTTTCTATTGTAAAACACTTATAAATGCATTGCATATTGTTGGCTGTTTGATTATATCTCAGTATTTCCACAAGATGAGAATCTATATTTCTTACTAGGAGATGGATTTGCATGCAGAGACTTAGAATCAGaaaacctttattgtcattttaagttCTGCATACAACTGAATAATGGGTCTTACTGGTCTAAGtgcaaagaaaatgcaaatattaaaacatgaaacatttattaatgaaaaaataagaagaaaacagtTATGAACAAAAGTTGTAAAGACCATAAcaaaaatctgctgggtcaaaaatatatcTTCAGCAActtgatttttcagttttgttgattgtagaaagttgtgttaatctaattttctcagtttcatggcctcttaacttctcctgagtgactccagttgactacagctgctgactcctctgatccagttcaAATAGAActcattagatccactcattagactcaaacactacagcaggaaagtctgaggagctcagcaaagatctgaagaagaaaatcattgacttgaacaagtcagaaagtGACTTGGAGTCGtttgaaagcagcttcagatccagaaTCAGCTGTTGGTCAGAATAAAGTTCACGGTCCAGgtgtgttactgccaccatcaggaagaaaacacaaactatcacctgctgctgagagacgattggtcaggatggtcaagagtcaaccaggtaccatcagaaagcaggtctgaatgaatgagaagctgctggaacacagctgtcagcaTCCACAGGGTTctagaggatccatgaagaagaaagttcttcctctagaagcagaaccttaaagctccactaagtctgctgctgatcacatggataAAGAAAAGGTTCTGGAGGatagttctgtggtcagatggaacaaaaactgaaggtgaggccttcaaccccaagaacaccaaacctaccatcaagcatggaggtggcagtatcatgctctggggctttctagaagagcttctggactgctttcagactggatgttggactggttctggactttcttgggactggtttatgtttggtttcagtcttggttctcctggttttggatgtgatttaaagttggtttaggatttattttactctggatctggtcttggatgaggactggtttctgATGGTCTTGGGCgggttttggactttttttagaagcagtttaggtttggttttggttcaaattttgtacagtttttagacttttttaggactggtttcacaCCGTATTCTGATTGGTTCTGACTGGTTTAGGtctgattttggtcctggttttagaccgtctaggactggtttaggactggtttcagacttgggcgggttttttttaaccccaagaacaccaaacctaccatcaagcatggaggtggtagtatcatgctctgtggaactggagctttccacaaagtaaatggaataatgaagaaggaggatcacctccacgttcttcagtagaacctaaaaccatcagcagaaggttgatcttggacacagttggatgtttcaacaagacaatgagcccaaacacacatcagacgtggtaaagaaatggttccatcaggctggaatgaaggttctagactggtctccccaaagtcctgactgaaacccatcaagaacctgcggactgatgaagaaacaagtctgagtcagttaaattgatagtataatgatactgccacctccatgcttgacggtaggtATAGAGTCCTGAAGAGTcgaagataaaccagaagattaAATCCAGAAGAACCTAACTGAGGtggaaatggacaaatttaaccaaatataaaCATTTCTGCTTGTATATTTATGATCCACCAGGTTttatcatatttccagaagaccttttgtaaatctatgaaagaaccaaaatgtctGATTGTgcttttgtgacaaagattcataaatgaaatggaaacatCTTCAACATCAGAGCTTCTGATGGAACCAGCTGATGTCTGAAGCTGCAGGTGAAAAgccaaaagaacaaaatgatcTCCATGGGTTCCTGGAAGAACCTGAGCTCTGCATCCAGAGTAGAATGAACTCAGACTGCTGCCAGAGAACACCAAGTTCCAGGAGAAAAAAGCTCAGCGACTGACTCAGATCCACCAGGGAGAAACAAAagagtatttttagaaatgctgcagaaagaaaacGGAGGTAGTTTGGAACTGAAAGATCAGTTTAGCATGAAGACCAACATGTGAGGTCCAGATTCAGAAAGTGAGTCTGATTTTACCTCATAGATACTTAATTATTTACATCTCcgctctgaggaaacactgcctgcagttcagtccaaaAGTCCCTGGATATTTGTCAGCACATGACAAAAGCACATagtttgttttgctgaatttctaaAAGGAGGATTGTgagaaaacatcacaattttaaacttaaatttggTTAATCTTTCCAGATTCAtccacacatgattagttcaagaaccaggaaaaagcttaaaaaaaaaaaaaaaaaaaaaaagaactgacaatatttttagtttttacagtttctggttctgataaattgtggaattttggcatatttttcaGAGACAGCATAATATTTTAGAGATTCATTTGGGAGATCAGAGAACCATGTTTATTCTGTTTAATCCAAAAGATCATTTTTGATTCAGCTGTGAATTAATCAACACTTCACTGCTGAGAGAAAACTGATGGAGTCTGGAACGTAAAGCTGTGTGCTCCTCTCAGTTTATTTAATAAGTGTAATATAATAGTATAATAACATACTAATAAGGTGACTTGGTGCTGGCAGACAGGTGAGTCTGGTTCTACCTGCAGCCTCACACTGTTTGACTGTGGTCAGAATAAATGAGGACATTTTGCATAAAGAGGAACAACAGGAAACTAGAACATGAAGCTGCTGAATCCAACGGCTTCCTGTAGcagcaaataaaacagaatgttGAATGATCAGAGCTTTGATTAGAAACGTTCATCCACATCAGAACCATCAACCAGTAGAAACACCAAACCGCACAACCATcaaccagtagaaccaccaACCAATCGAACCACCAACCAGTAGAACCATCAACCAGTAGAACCATCAACCAATAGAACCACCAAACATCAGAACCACCAACCAGTAGAACCATCAACCATCAGAACCATCAACCAGTAGAAACACCAAACATCAGAACCACcaaccagtagaaccaccaACCAGTAGAACCATGAAACATCAGAACCATCAACCAGTAGAACCATcaaccagtagaaccaccaAACATCAGAACCACCAACCAGTGGAACCACCAAACATCAGAACCATCAACCAGTAGAACCATCAACCATCAGAACCATcaaccagtagaaccaccaaccagtagaaccatcaaccatcagaaccatcaaccagtagaaccaccaACCAGTAGAACCATCAAACATCAGAACCACcaaccagtagaaccaccaAACATCAGAACCATCAACCAGTAGAACCATCAACCATCAGAACCATcaaccagtagaaccaccaaccagtagaaccatcaaccatcagaaccatcaaccagtagaaccatcaaccatcagaaccatcaaccagtagaaccatcaaccatcagaaccatcaaccagtagaaccaccaaccagtagaaccatcaaccatatatatattttgcttCCACATGATTCCAGATGGGTTTGAAGTCATCTTGGATGGTTTTCGACGTGTTGGACAGATGTTGAGACATTGTGACCAGATTATGGAATCATTGTAGACGGCTTTGAAGCTACTTTGGACTAGTCTTTGTCACGTTGGACACATTTAGTGTAATTCTGGACGACTaaacagtcattttggacagcttTCCCGTTATTTTAAAATGggtttttttcatgttaaacCAATTTTTTGCTTTCTCCAAACTCcagacatttttgttatttttagacTTTCTCTCAGGCTCCTCTAGTTTCGTTATTGGcaccaaatacattttttaatttaataaatctGGTAAAAGTCTCTAAAAACAGTTAATTTAATTCTTAAcacatgtttttctttgaaatgacAGCAAACATTTGTACAATAATGTTGTCTTCTGCCCTCAGGTGTAAATATTCTGTTGACTCCTGGAATAATTAAAGGTTTTTACCCGTTTTAGGAGGTTTTGGTGTCGCTGAAGCAGCTTTAGATCTGAGGAGTTAAACATGAGAAGATAAGCCCTGGATGTCTGAATAGTTTCCTTTAGACTAGAAGATCAACCCTGAAGCTCCTCGTCTCCACAGACCACACTGATGCTGTCTGGACGTCCACACTGAGCACGTGCAGACCGGGGCCTCCCTCAGCTCAGAGGGAATCTGTTTTGCTCGCCAGGTTGCCCAGCAACCGTGACGTCACCGCggagcagagaggaagaggaagatcaCCACGGCGACGCTGAGCTGATGGAACAGGAAGTGGATCGATGTGAGCTCAGAACGAAGAAACATATTGACCCTGATGGAAGCGCTGAAGAGCAGCTggattgatcagtaaaatacaCCGATACAGAGCAGCGATCAATACTCTGATTtactcattttaactcactgaggttcatttttcaatctaaaCATTAACATGACATCTagtaaaaacaggccaaaactttAAATCAAGTCCACATCAAAAAGCATctcacaaagatgcaaaatagaagcaaaaacaagtgaaaccaccacaaaacgatgcaaaataaccacaaaatgatgcaaaataaccacaaatgatgtaaaataaccacaaaatgatgcaaaataaccacaaaacaatgcaaaacaaccacaagacgATACAATATAACCACAAAAGGgttcaaaatcaccacaaagacacggaaacaaaccacaaaaagacgtaaaataataaacaatgcaagatgagcagaaaaagacatgaaatcaccattaaaatatccaaaatcaacacaaaaagttgcaaaattacaaaaaaagatgctgccatttaaagacataaaactacaacaaaaagagaaatagTCAACACAAGAAGATGCCAAGTTACCATAAAAATTCAAAACCATCCTAAAAAGTTGCcaaattgcaacaaaaaatgcaaaatgaacacaaaaagacgGAAAATGaccattaaaat
This DNA window, taken from Amphiprion ocellaris isolate individual 3 ecotype Okinawa chromosome 11, ASM2253959v1, whole genome shotgun sequence, encodes the following:
- the LOC129349956 gene encoding basic proline-rich protein-like, whose translation is HPRTSSPRFHFTAPPKDNSRNHRGTRRPPRTRDSSDPRPQAPGPSPQASVPRLQAPGSSPQAPGSSPQVPAPRPQAPAPRLQAPGSSPQAPGSRLQAPGPRPQAPGSRPQAPGSRFQPPGPRLQPPGSRLQPPGSRLQAPGSRPQAPGSRPQAPGSRPQVPAPRLQVPAPRPQAPGSSPQAPGSSPQAPAPRPQAPGSSPQAPGSRPQAPGPRPQAPGSSPQAPGSSPQAPGSRPQAPGSRPQAPGPRPQAPGPRPQAPGSRLQAPGPRPQAPGSRLQPPGSRLQAPAPRLQAPGPRPQAPGPRLQAPGPRPQAPGPRPQAPGSSPQAPGSRPQAPGSRPQAPGSRLQPPGSRLQAPGSRLQAPGPRPQAPGSRPQAPGPRPQAPGSSPQAPGSSPQAPGSRLQAPGSRLQAPGSRLQAPGSSPQAPGSSPQAPGSRFQPPGPRLQPPGSRLQPPGSRLQPPGPRLQAPGSRLQAPGSRLQAPGSSPQAPGSSPQAPGSRLQPPGSRLQPPGSSPQAPGSRLQPPGSRLQAPGPRLQAPGPRL